In Flavobacteriales bacterium, the sequence AAGCAAACGCGGATACGGAATCGGACACCAACTTTTTGAGGCCGTGGTAGGAGTGGCAAAGGCAAGGAATTCAGCACGTATGGAATGGCAGGTGTTGGATTGGAACGAGCCCGCCATCAACTTTTATAAGAAATATAAAGCCACTCTTGATGGAGAGTGGTTGAACGGGAAACTCACCCGCGAACAGATTCAAGAATTCAATTAGCATGAAGGTTTTTAAATTCGGAGGCGCATCGGTTAAGGATGCGCCAAGTGTGCGCAACGTGCACCAGATCATCTCAAGTTTCGATAAGGAGCCATTGATCGTGGTTATTTCAGCCATGGGCAAAACCACCAATAAATTGGAGGCGCTAGTGAATGCATACTTCGCAAAAGAGCCCACCGCAGCCATTTTAGAAGACCTGAGAAATTGCCATGGCGATATTGTGAGGGAATTGTTCGGTGATGCTTCAGAACCCGTTCTAGAAGACATCAACAATACCTTGGTTGAGGTGGAATGGGCATTGGACGATCCAGATGGATTGAACCGCCATTTCCAGTATGATCAGATTGTCTCCATCGGTGAAATGCTTTCCACGAAGATCATTTCGGCTTACCTCAAATTCCAAGGAGTTGCAAACACGTGGATCGATGCCCGCGATCTTATCCGAACAGACAACAATTATCAGGACGCGAAGATTGAATGGGATGAGACGCGTGCGATGACCTCGGCTACAATTGATGCTGCTTTGAAGAAAGCAAATGTGGTAGTTACGCAAGGTTTCATAGGTGGAACAAGCGAAAACTTCACTACCACTCTTGGTAGAGAAGGGTCGGATTTTACCGCGGCCATTTTGGCCCATTGTCTACAGGCAGATGATGTGACCATTTGGAAAGACGTTCCAGGTGTATTGAATGCTGACCCGAAATATTACGACAACACGGTTCTGATACCTGAAATGTCGTTTTTCGATGCGATGGAGTTGGCCTATTTCGGTACAAGTGTCATTCACCCGAAAACCATAAAACCACTTCAAAACGCGAACATTCCGCTTTACGTGAAATCGTTTGTCAATCCAGAAGCACCTGGCACAACGGTTTCAAATAAAGAAGGTCTGAAAATCGTTCCTTCTTTTATTGTGAAGCCAAATCAGGTGTTGGTTTCGCTCACTCCAAAAGACTATTCGTTTGTGACGGAAGCGCATTTCACCAACATTTATTCTGTGCTAAGTGATATAAGAATGAAAGCCAACTGTGCGCAGAATTCTGCAGTGAACTTCTCATTCAGTACCAATGATGACCCTGTAAAAATGAAGCAGCTTCAAGAACAATTAAGTGGCGAGTACTACATCGGATTGATTGAAAATGCTGAGCTGGTTACAATCCGTTATTACGATGACGAGACGATTGCCCGAACCACAAAAGGAATGAAAGTGCTGCTGGATCACCGAACGGCCACCTCGGCTCAGTTGGTGGTTAAATCTCAGTGAACCTTCGAATAGGCCTGCTGAATCTTTTCGCCTAGTACGTGCGAAATTTTTGCGTTGCTTTCAACGGTCCATCCTGCAATGTGAGGCGTCAGGATAACTCTAGGCGAATCTATCAGATATTGGAAGGCTGGTGGAATCTGCTCGTTTTCGATTTGTTCGAAATTGAATTTTTCAAACTCCAGCACATCCAAACACGCACCCAACACTTTTCCGCTTTCCATTGCACGGACCAATGCTTCAGTATCTACCACTTGACCGCGAGAGGTATTGATGAGGTAGATCGGATAATTGAGTTTTTCGAAAAAAGCATCGTTGATCATATGATGCGTTTCCTTTGTCAATGGAACGTGCAATGAAACGATCTCCGCTTCTTGGACAATGCTTTCAAGATTGGTTTCGATGACAAGATCACTTGAAAATCCTTTCTTGAACTTATCGTAAGCGTAAGTAAGTACGCCAAATCCGGCTAGCCGTTTGGCAAATGCCTGTCCGGTATTACCATAACCGATAATTCCAACGGTCCTTCCAAGCAACTCAACACCACGATTCTCTTCGCGCAGCCAAAGACCTTTCCGAACCTCAAGATCGGCCGTGTTTATCTTATTGAAAAGGCTAAGCAACATCCCGATGGCGTGTTCGGCCACCGCATCTCGATTTCCTTCGGGAGCATTGAAGCATTGAATTCCGAGCATCTTGGCATGATCCACATCGATGTTCTCCATTCCTGCGCCAGCACGAGCGATGAACCTCAAGTTTCTGGCTGCGTCCAATAATTCTTTATCCAGTTTTATTCGACTGCGGATGACGATGCCTTCATATCGACCGATACGCGAAAGGACTTCAGCCCTACTCCATGTAGTACCATCCTCGCATTCAAAATCCATCCTTTTGAGATGTGATTCGAGGTGTTCGTGAACGGTATCGAGGAAAAGGATGTGCATCTGCGCAAATTAGAACAAAGCAATGAGCTTAAAAAACCATTCCATACATCAGTCTTCCAATCATAAAATAGAAAAACAGACCGATGATATCGTTGGTAGTTGTAATAAATGGGCCAGTTGCCAACGCGGGATCAATCTTCATCCTATTCAGTGTAAGTGGCATAAATGTGCCGAAAGCTGCTGCAAACAGAATCACTGTGAGCAAAGATGTTCCAATGGTCAGGCTCAGCGCCAGCGGATATCCAAACATGAAACTATAAGCCATAAGGACAGCTGTACAAGCCAATCCGTTTAAAAGACCTACCGAAAGTTCTTTCAGAATACGCTTCACCATTCCATCCTTGCTTAGCGTATCGTTGGCAAGACCTTGAACGATGAGTGCTGAAGACTGAATACCTACGTTTCCTCCCATCCCTACAACCAAGGGAATGAAAAACGCCATCTGCGGATTGACCTGCAGTTCATCCTCATAATTTCCAATGACCATGGCACCGGCAATTCCTCCGCACATGGCCACAAGCAACCACGGAAGCCGAGCACGGCTCATAACCCAAACATTATCAGTGGTTTCGATATTCTCAGAAATACCAGAAAGCAACTGGTAATCCTTTGATGCTTCCTCGCGGACAACATCCATGACGTCATCCACGGTAATTCGTCCTAAAAGTCGCTTCTGCCCATCTACAACAGGAATAACCACAAGGTCATATTTCTCCATGAGTTTGGCCACATCCTCGCTCTTCATATTGGCCTCCACAGAAAGGATTCCTTCCTTATAAATGTCTTTGATGAGTGCTCTTGTTGAACTCAACAGCATCTTTTTGAGTGAAACAATTCCAAGCAGCACGTCATTGTCATCGACCACATAAACGGTAAAAACCTGATCCACATCCTCTGCCTGCTTGCGCATTTCGCGCACGCAATTGACTATCGGCCAATTGACGTTGACCTTGATTAGCTCTTTGGCCATCAGACCACCGGCAGAATCCTCATCATAACGTAAAAGCTGAGCAATATCGCTGGCCTGTTCATCATCATCAACCTGGGCCAAAACGTCCTCTTGCCTGTCTTCTGGAAGTTCGGCAATAAGGTCGGCCGCATCATCCGTATCCAGCTGATCGACATATTCTGCAATTTCCTCATCGGAAAGTGAAGCAAGGAATCGTTCTCGGACGTCTTCGTCCAATTCCATAAGCACTTCAGAGCCTAGCTCATCATCCAATAATTTGAAGATGAACCGTGCTTCGGTGAGGTTGACCTCATCAAGCACTTCGGCAATATCGGCTGGGTACAGTTCTCCTACTTTGGCAGAAACGGTGTCTCTGTCAAACCTTGCTATATCCTCTCTTAGTTCTTCGAGGAAGTCGTTCGTTAGCTCGAACTGCATTGCTCAAGGGCGTAGGTATTCGTTCAACTTAGCTCAAGGATCAGTCTGCCAAACACTTCGTGATCTGAACATAATCTGCCACAGAAAGCCGTTCGGCCCTGAGTGTTAGAAGATGCTCGTCTGGAGCGGTCGCAAAAGTAAGGCTTCTGAGGGCATTCCTCAAGGTCTTGCGTCTTTGATTGAACGCAGTTTTCACCACCATCTTGAATTTACTCTCATCGCAGTCCAATTCAGCAACGGTATTCCGCTTGCAACGGATCACCGCAGAGTTGACCTTCGGTGGCGGATTGAAGACCTCTGAGGGAACCGTAAAAAGGTATTCCACATCATAGAAAGCTTGAACCAATACACTCAGAATGCCATAGGTCTTTGAACCCGGACCTGCCGCAATTCGGTCGGCTACTTCCTTTTGCAACATACCGATGACCTCAGGAACCTGATTTCGATTATCCAAGACCTTAAAGAAAATCTGAGAAGAGATGTTGTAAGGGAAATTGCCAATGACGCAAAGTGGGCCATCAGTGATGTCGTTGAAATCTAGCTTCAGAAAATCACCTTCAATAAGGTTGTCGGTGAGTTGAATGAAGTGCTGATGAAGATATGCGATGGACTCTCGGTCCATTTCAATGGCGTGGATCGTATGATCTTTGGGTAACAGGTATTGCGTGAGAACTCCCGTTCCGGGACCGACTTCCAATACGTGTTTATAGTTGCCGTGACCCGTGAGCGCATCGGCAATATCAGAAGCTATTTTTTGGTCTTTAAGAAAATGCTGACCAAGATGTTTTTTGGGTTTGACCAAGGATTACCAATTAATTGAACCGCAAAGACGCAGAGTTGGCGCAAAGAACGCGAAGAAAAACTAACATCAGAAGCAGTTGCGGTGCCAAGTCCCCCTTTGGAGGATTTAGGGGGCTTCTACAGTCTCAAGCACTGTACGGAATGCCACAAACTTCCCATCAAACTTCGCTTTTACATCAGCTTGCAAACGTGGTGCGTGCGAACCTTGGTAAAACTGTAGGTCGGCCATGTTCTTACAGAGATACTGGATGGAATAGGTCACGCCACCTTCATCATGCGTTAGCAACACCTTTGCAAAGCGGTTTTCCAAGAAAAAGCCTGTTGCCATCACTTCCGGAATATGCACATCGCGCATCCACGCTAC encodes:
- the mgtE gene encoding magnesium transporter, whose protein sequence is MQFELTNDFLEELREDIARFDRDTVSAKVGELYPADIAEVLDEVNLTEARFIFKLLDDELGSEVLMELDEDVRERFLASLSDEEIAEYVDQLDTDDAADLIAELPEDRQEDVLAQVDDDEQASDIAQLLRYDEDSAGGLMAKELIKVNVNWPIVNCVREMRKQAEDVDQVFTVYVVDDNDVLLGIVSLKKMLLSSTRALIKDIYKEGILSVEANMKSEDVAKLMEKYDLVVIPVVDGQKRLLGRITVDDVMDVVREEASKDYQLLSGISENIETTDNVWVMSRARLPWLLVAMCGGIAGAMVIGNYEDELQVNPQMAFFIPLVVGMGGNVGIQSSALIVQGLANDTLSKDGMVKRILKELSVGLLNGLACTAVLMAYSFMFGYPLALSLTIGTSLLTVILFAAAFGTFMPLTLNRMKIDPALATGPFITTTNDIIGLFFYFMIGRLMYGMVF
- a CDS encoding DUF4286 family protein, with protein sequence MIIYNVTVNINEEVHDEWVAWMRDVHIPEVMATGFFLENRFAKVLLTHDEGGVTYSIQYLCKNMADLQFYQGSHAPRLQADVKAKFDGKFVAFRTVLETVEAP
- a CDS encoding aspartate kinase, which encodes MKVFKFGGASVKDAPSVRNVHQIISSFDKEPLIVVISAMGKTTNKLEALVNAYFAKEPTAAILEDLRNCHGDIVRELFGDASEPVLEDINNTLVEVEWALDDPDGLNRHFQYDQIVSIGEMLSTKIISAYLKFQGVANTWIDARDLIRTDNNYQDAKIEWDETRAMTSATIDAALKKANVVVTQGFIGGTSENFTTTLGREGSDFTAAILAHCLQADDVTIWKDVPGVLNADPKYYDNTVLIPEMSFFDAMELAYFGTSVIHPKTIKPLQNANIPLYVKSFVNPEAPGTTVSNKEGLKIVPSFIVKPNQVLVSLTPKDYSFVTEAHFTNIYSVLSDIRMKANCAQNSAVNFSFSTNDDPVKMKQLQEQLSGEYYIGLIENAELVTIRYYDDETIARTTKGMKVLLDHRTATSAQLVVKSQ
- the rsmA gene encoding 16S rRNA (adenine(1518)-N(6)/adenine(1519)-N(6))-dimethyltransferase RsmA gives rise to the protein MVKPKKHLGQHFLKDQKIASDIADALTGHGNYKHVLEVGPGTGVLTQYLLPKDHTIHAIEMDRESIAYLHQHFIQLTDNLIEGDFLKLDFNDITDGPLCVIGNFPYNISSQIFFKVLDNRNQVPEVIGMLQKEVADRIAAGPGSKTYGILSVLVQAFYDVEYLFTVPSEVFNPPPKVNSAVIRCKRNTVAELDCDESKFKMVVKTAFNQRRKTLRNALRSLTFATAPDEHLLTLRAERLSVADYVQITKCLAD